Below is a genomic region from Mustela lutreola isolate mMusLut2 chromosome 1, mMusLut2.pri, whole genome shotgun sequence.
gagtcctctaaAAAGTCTTCAGTCTCCTatggaagaggaagaacaagAGTCTTGGGAACCATTTCCCCCTCTGAACCAGATCTGCATTTATCTGGTTTGTTAGGCTTTTTACCGGTTTACATAATTGGGTTTCTAAGTGAGCCTGTAATTACAGCATGGCCCCATACATTAGTTTTGTGTAAGCAATGTCATTGCATAGTAGACTTTCACACTTAGACGTATGAAGGAATTCTTTAGCTTTCTGTAAATACCTAAGCACttaatttctcacttttttttcctggcaGATTTAGTGTTAAACAACTGTTGAGCCCTTTGGGACTTAACCAGTCTCATCTGTAGTGCTCTGATTCTGTTTAAATGTGTCACTACAAATACTCATTACTATAAACTTAATAGACTTTAGAGCACagtgaaggagaaaggagaaggcatAAAGAAGCATTGGGCATTTCTACCTTGAGTGCCATTGAAGAAGGCATTTCCACCCTCTCCAATAATTTCGTAAAGTGGTGGTACTAATTCTATAGTTACTGTTACTATCCAGGCCTCTTCTCTTTTGCCTAGTGGAAGCTGCCAATGATAATGTAGTTTGGAAGAGTGACTGATGAGTAACTCTGCATATCTTATTCAGCCTTGGGCTGCCTTCCCCCAAATTGGATTTGTATGTAATCCTGTGGAATGTGATCCAAACGATGCCAGaatctttcttaaaattctaCTTGAAATATTTCTGGATTAAAATAGCATCAAGAGAATCTGACTAAGGATAATAGCATTGTCCATGGTCTGCAGATGTAGCAGAGATCATGTTTCTGCATCTAATGTTGGAGACAGGCAAAACATCCTTAAATCTGTTGCCAATTTTATTATAACTTTAGGAGGTCAAGTGATTTAGCCTTCTACCTTCAGGCTAGTGAATATTTAAGTCATTGCAAGTGTTACTCTGTTATATTGATACTTGGGGAAAAGTTTAGAAATATAGATTCCAGGGTTCCACCCTATGCATAAAGGGATTAAAATCACAGGAGTAGGGCCTggggtgggttttgtttgtttgcttccttgtttttttccaaaacttTCCAAATAATTGCTATGCCGACTGACTAGTAATGACTTCAGTATTTGAGAACCATTGGTCTTTTCTTGGACAACTTCAAGGATAATAATGTTGTCTTCTTTCAGTCATGCAGTGCTGATAGTCAGGAGGTTTGTCTTGCTTTtccttgatttgtttttttgtgtgtttaaaacTGCTTATTAGCATCATGAATTCTTGTATGTACAGAAAACAGCCTCATACCTCCTATTCTCAGtttcttatatatacatatgtatgcactGAGTTAactaatacatcaaaatatacttttgtcagaataaaatcattaaaagtaTTTTCTAGAAAATGATCAAATGCTGATTCTTGAATTGACCATTATTAAGATACCTGTTTGGTCCATTATGGAAATTGACTCAGTAGAAAAACAAGTATAcaaacttttatctttttattttaccatATTCTCTAAATGCTTATGTAAGTACCTAAACTCTGCATTACATATTCTGTGTTTATAATTGTCCTTTTCTTTTACCTAGTCTGTACAACCACATCCAGTTGTCTAGTAATTTAATGCCTGGCTGTGACTACTCACTTTTTAAGGTATGTTTAACTGGTGATTTCATACATTCATTATAAGACTGGACCATTCAGTTACTCAGTAAGAAATCTTGTCAGAAACTTAGGAATAGTTAATACTCTGAGTTTTGgagaataattaaattaattttactggGCTTTAGCCTAAACAGATTTTGCCTTACTGCTATAAATAATTGCAATTGAGAATCTTACTCTGTGGACACACACTGTGATTGATTTTTGACCATCCAGTCCAGTCTTTCTTACACATTTGAGTAGACTGAAGTCTAGAACTCTAGAGTTCATCAAGAATTCTTAACCTTGGATGCATTGGTCTTCAGGATATTCATATTTACAAATGGGTTTTGTCAAGTGGTAGGGGGTGGGGCATTCATTAACTCCAAAATTGCataatttttgcatatattttctatatatagaaatgtATGTAGCTTCTCAAGGGTATCTGTTTCTGGGTGTTTAAGAACCTCAATTTAAAGGAACCCCAAGGTTTATAGCTAATAACGATGTCAGGACTCTAATCTGTAGTCCCATAGCTTTAAATCCTGCCTGGTTTTTTCCCCACTACATCAGTAACAGCTTGATGGAGAACAAAGTAAGAAGTTGACAGAGTTGTTGCTTCCTCTTTGTAGTGCTCTCTTCAATTAAAGTAACAATTTTGTCTAATATTGTTACCTACTAACCTTGTAGGATGGTATTGAGCCTATGTGggaagatgagaaaaacaaacgAGGAGGACGATGGCTAATTACATTGAACAAGCAGCAGAGACGAAGTGACCTGGATCGCTTTTGGCTAGAGACAGtaaggttttaaaattataaagcagtTTTGGAATATTAAAACTTAGTTTGGGTTACATTTTACATTGGTTACTTAATTTAAGAGATAAGGATGCCCACCCTATAAAATCTTAAGCCAGCAATTAATTTTGTACTATCAGTGTATACTGTGTGTTTTACATATTGGTACAGTGAAACCTCTTACCATATTACAAATCAGATATAAAGAGATTGGCAGTTTACTTTCACCTTCCATAGTAAGCTCATCCTGGTCATTTCATTAGCCTCAAAATTCTAGAACCTTGCATTTTTGTATTATACAAGTTTTACAGCCCTCTTAAGAGTATTAATTTGTATACTAAATTTTTTAGATCATTGAAGCAAACAATGAAATTGATCCTATATATTGTGCTATAACCTGGAACTTTTGGCTTTATAAGACATATATTAAATATGAGGTAATTGTCATTTTCTCTAGTGAGAAGTTCTAAACCCCAACCTATCAGACATAAGGATAATAATCTCTTTTGGATTTTTAGCACTTGTCATAGTGTTTCATTTATAGTTAGCACTTACGAAGTTAAGCAGTTTGTCAGTATTTCAATGaatgggttttttatttgtttggtttttctttttttatgaagagattgattttgttttggggggagatTATCAGTAAATCCATTTTAGAATTCcactttaaaaaagtcatttcagCTCTATAAGATGACAgatgttctggagatggatggttgTGATAGTTACACAATGTTGTcaatatacttaatgccactgaaccatatcctttaaaatggttaaaagtgATTTAATGTTGTGTCGTCCATACTCAAATCaaaaaacccatttttttaaatggtaaaaatggGTAAGTTTTAtatttgccacaataaaaaaaaaattgtgttcatGAAAAACGGTGAGAACAAGAGGCAGCATGAGCAACTATTCAGTTATTCCATTAATACTTGTTTGCTGGCAAGTTGAAGCAGCAGCAGAGCAAATGAATATTAAGATAATTTGCCTTTTACATTTGCCCTGACCTCAATTGCCCCACTTGcttaaaaagctaaaataactGTTAATGATCTTGATATTAAACACAcaaatgaatttttgaaaattcaggacaaagaactatatatataaatagaatttagATGTTCAAAAAGTTAACTTTTGATTAAAAAACTGTTTTGTAAAGAAACGTTTGTAGTTCATTAAGcaatgtataatttatttaatgtaatttgggattgaatttttttcttttttaaagctgctgTGCCTTATTGGAGAATCTTTTGATGACTACAGTGATGATGTATGTGGAGCTGTTGTTAATGTTAGAGCTAAAGGTGATAAGATAGCAATATGGACTACTGAATGTGAAAACAGAGAGGCTGTTACACATATAGGGTAAGTTTTGCTGTTTGTAtacttcctttaaaatattaagataaaaatatattaagataactagaagcagattttaaaatcataacattaatattataataCTCTTAGTAATTCAGTGAGTATTGGCAAATAATGTATGTGCcttgtgtgtacatatgtgtacacTGTACATAAACTTCCAGTCACATTTAAGTAATAGTATCTTAGTTCTgaccatatttttaaaacccacgttttgtttttaatttttttgtttgtgaaTATTATTCCTTGTAAAAATTACCTATCActtccacccaccccacccccatataTTGGTCATTGTTAACTGGGATCatctttttattacatttaactTAGTAAAATTtgactttaaattttgttttaaaattaagtattggTCATAGGTCACAAAATGTTTGGTTCgctctttgtgatttttttccaaacattATGAATTCTCCTATGAACATAATTTCTTTCTAGATTTAAAGGTACAGAGATCTACCAGGTTCCATTCCATAGAGGTTTTCTTTAAAGAGAGGTTGACTGTTGTTTGTGGTCATACTCAATCTTCCTGTCAGCATCAAAAGTTATTAGTTGTgggatttaatattttaaaacagtttaaaaataagtacaaatttcttttctttgaaaatcttGTATTTGTGtcagtattaaaaattattgaaatgtttgTGAAATATTTGACTTCAGTTTTTcaagggaggatttttttttaaacccttccAAGTTACATGGCTCAGTGCTCTGCTTTCTGGCATTTTTAATGATTAAGTATAATGGAAGGGAATACACTGTATCATAACATAAATCTGATAATAGTTATAATTTTGGTTATCATAAAACTGTTTTTAGAACGTTTATTTGAAGGAAGGTAGTAGAATCTTCTGGAAGGTTGAATATGGATAAAAACTATCCTAGTATCATATTGGAGGATTTAGCTCCCAATATGTATAAACATATGTCTTTATTTTGGTGTTTATTTTTGAAGTGCTGCTGGATTCGTAACTTTACCTGTGGTGCTCTCTGTGATCTGGCCCCAATTTTACATTGTCACCCTTTTTGCtatactctttttctttatgagCTATAACCGCACAGCCTTATTTTGTTCCCCAGCCTTCATATGTGCTTCTTTCTCTCAGCATTTTACTTTTAACCTCATGACTTTTAAAGGGGAGATTTCTCTAATTTCACAGACAAGATTAGATCATCCTTGTTATACAATATCACAGCCCCTACACTTACCCATTTTGGCACTCATCATAGTTTGTTCTTAAAATAGAGTCACatgttatttgaaaattaagttGCAGAGTTAGTATTTAAAGCAGAAATCATATATGTTCTAAATTACCCTGAAAATACCACAAAGTAAGTGTGGTAAATGTAATTTGTAGTAATATACAATATTTGTTATggtttatatgtaaaataaaattgtagcATTTTATATCAGCAAATTAAAGTAGACATATAGGCAATTTTGTATAAATGAGTTATGCATATCATACAGCTCCACTGTATGTATTTGTGATTGTTTGTAAATAATCAAATACTATGAACACCCTGGGACTGTCCATGCTTTActtattattgatttattagtAATTACACAGTACCTCATAACAGGTCTCAGATACTGGTTAAGTGATTAACTGAAATTGCTGTAAAATGAAGGGTAAATTTTACTAAAAGGAAAAGGCTATGCAGTTTCCTGTTTCATgctctggactttttttttttttttaatgtaaagaacTGGAATATCAAATTTAGTGTGTGTGAATGAAAATTAATgtctactatttttatttttcttcttctaggaGGGTATACAAGGAAAGGTTAGGACTTCCTCCAAAGATAGTGATTGGTTATCAGTCCCATGCAGACACAGCTACTAAGAGCGGCTCCACCACTAAAAATAGGTTTGTTGTTTAAGAAGACACCTTCTGAGTATTCTCATAGGAGACTGCGTCAAGCAATCGAGATTTGGGAGCTGAACCAAAGCCTCTTCAAAAGCAGAGTGGACTGCATTTAAATTTGATTTCCATCTAAATGTTGCTAAGATATAAGAGAAGTCTCATTCGCCTTTGTCTTGTACTTctgtgttcatattttttttttttttaaattttggctaGAGTGTCCACTATCCCAATCAAAGAATTACAGTACACATCATCCCCAGAATCCATAAGTGTGTTCCTGGCCCACTCTGTAATAGCTTAGTAGAATTACCATTACAAACACATTTTACCTATCCACAATATTCAAAAAagaacttgcatttctataccttacaggaaaaaaattttgtttatgttCCATTGTATGCAGGAGCATATTTTGCTGGTTTGAAAGAGTATGATGCATACAGTTTTCTAgcaattttctttgtttctttttacagcATTGTCTTTGCTGTACTCTTGCTGATGGCTgctagattttaatttatttgtttcccTACTTGATAACATTAGTGATTctgatttcagtttttcatttgttttgcttttgttttttttcctcatgtaacATTGGTGAAGGATCCAGGAATATGACACAAAGGTGGAATAAACATTAATTTTGTGCattctttggtaatttttttgtttttttgtaactaCAAAGCTTTGCTACAAATTTATGCATTTCATTCAAATCAGTGATCTATGTTTGTGTGATTTCCTAAACATAATTGTGGATTATAAAAAATGTAACATCATAATTACATTCCTAATTAGAATTagtatgtctgtttttgtatctTTATGCTGTATTTTAACACTTTGTATTACTTAGGTTATTTTGCTTTGGTTAAAAAATGGCTCAAGTAGAAAAGCGGTCCCATTCATATTAAGACAGTGTACAAAACTGTAAATAAAATGTGTACAGTGAATTGTCTTTTAGACAACTAGatttgtccttttatttctccatctctATAGAAGGAATTTGTACCTCTTATTGCCAGGCAGTCTCTATTGTGTCTTCTTGTAGTGTCTTCCACGTGAACAGCATAAGTTTGGAGCACTAGTTTTgattattatgtttattaaaatttttaataaattgaataGGTAGCACCATATGTATGGAATTAAATTGATGTGGCTATCTTTGTTTTTTATGCAGGAAGGCATGGTCCTTCGGTCTTAGATAAATAATATACTCCTAACATGTTAAAACTCAAGAGAATTATTATCTCGGTGCATTACCATTTGATCGGAATGGTAGTTGTAAAACTTGGTTGCTGAAttgagatgttctgttgtgtcaATATGATAGCATAGGGAAAGAGTACAGATGGTAGGGATATATACATTAAGAATTTTGTTAGTGTTACTGTCTAAATAGAATGGAATAAATAGGTATGAAGACTTATATTTATATTGGTAAATTGGTGTAATGTGGTtttatgtaaatttgaaaacttgaTCTACTCTTTGTAGGCATTTGAAAGCACATGTGAAAAACTTTGTACATAATAGATAACTGTGTATTTCtgataagataaaatgaaatatggCTGTTATAGACAAAAAGGTAAGCTGAACTTACAGATAGAATGAAAATCATTAGATAAGAGGAAAATTTGTCTTTAAATGGTGattatgaattaatttaaaaataagtttgacAAAAATCCTATGTATAGTAAACATGAAATTAATAGTATTGATTTCattgaagaatttaaaaacagcTTAAAGGGTACCACAGGCTACTATCTGAGTACTCTCAATACCACAAACTTAATATTCTTACTTAGtattttagaaatacagaatcttTTGTGTTTATATTCTCTATAGACTGTACCTGATATCTGCTGCTTAAGCTTGGGTGATTGGTTAAGGTGATTTATTGTCTGTTGATATGTAGTTGTGAGCACTACAAGAGCTTATATATacatgatggtggtggtggtgtgttgACAGTGGGTGCGATTGGAGTAATATATTAGGAATCAGTGCTCTGTTTCCTTAATTCTAAGGTGTAGTCCATTTTAAGAAGCATCAGCTTTCAGGAGTGGAGGAGGAATAATGAATTAAATGTACACATTTCTaaacttgtttttaaaacctGATTTATAATACTTATTTGATTATCCTTATTCTCATCATTTTAGAATCgtaatcagttttattttaagtCTTCTCCCAGTGGGTGGGGAGGATGATGAATTACTGAGTCACTTTTGGCAGATGCCACATAAGTATTACAGTGACTTGCAACTTTTCATAACTTCATTAGCATCTTTTCTAAATATAAGATTAGACTGTACatgattttctatctttttctccctgtccaacagattataaataaatatattttcataatagagaattaaaatcttttaacaaaagaATTGTAATTAATTGTAGGGATGTGACATATTTAACCAATTTAATTGTTTATTCAGTTCAAGAGAAGGCTTTGAGACATACTgtgtaagaattaaataattacaatacttatataatacttaatatgtgccaggcagtgttctaagcactttacatgcacTTTAACCTGCACAATTATCCTTTAATGTAGGTGctgttgtccccattttatagatgaaacagAAGCAGTGAGGATGTAAGTTGCTTTATAGCTTTTAAGTTGCAAAGTGGATTTTGTTACAGAGACCCTATAAATCACATTATAGTCTCTCAATAGTGTAGAGCCTATCTTACAGGCTATAGTAAATCACATCAGATTGTAGTCGTTTTATAGGCCaggcatttttctttcattttacttcCTTTGGTAATGAACTTAAAATAAGCCTCCTAGGCTCACCCTATTAGCAAGCAACTAAATCATTTGGGGGAGTTTTGAGAACATGGAGACAAAGATAACAGGAGTTTACAGATACATGAGTTACATAGTTACATAAGTTAAGCGAATATTTTCATATACTTTGTGTCTATATCCTGTTATCTTCTAAAATAAATGGTAAAACAAAATTTTCAGGTCGATAGGAGTGAACATTCTTAAGAGCTATAGCTTGCATTTAAAaggataattttaattttctgaggtaGTATGATAATgtggtgttttaaattttaaaattaaaacatgttaATGACCAGTCTCTGTGCTACTTTTTATCTCTAATTGTTACGGATTCTCTTCATTATTTAGTGGGGGGAGAGCTGAATTTTCTCTCTCAAAGTCAGACTCTCTAGACTAATACAAGCTTTTAGTCAGATTGACATTAGAGAACAAAATGGTAGGTCATTGTTACACAGTGTCTCTGTGGACCCAGTGTAGAAACTGAGAATGTCTACATTCTATAGCAGTTTGATACTACTGTCACATTAAAGTATGTGATCAGTAATCtagtaatttttgaaaatacattttacaaaaatatgttcTTGGCAGAGTGCAATTTAAGGGTTAAAATTGGTCCTTCACATACAATTTGAGAAAGATTACTCTTAGGTGGTTTTCCTTAGGAGCCAAGGCCAGCTCATTTGCCCATCCTTCCCTGAAACAGCTAGGTTTGTTATTTGTCTACACCTCATCTCCTCACAACTATGGGA
It encodes:
- the EIF4E gene encoding eukaryotic translation initiation factor 4E isoform X3 gives rise to the protein MLLQRARELPGLAAGEARKETTPTPNPPPTEEEKTESNQEVANPEHYIKHPLQNRWALWFFKNDKSKTWQANLRLISKFDTVEDFWALYNHIQLSSNLMPGCDYSLFKDGIEPMWEDEKNKRGGRWLITLNKQQRRSDLDRFWLETVSCCALLENLLMTTVMMYVELLLMLELKVIR
- the EIF4E gene encoding eukaryotic translation initiation factor 4E isoform X2, with product MATVEPETTPTPNPPPTEEEKTESNQEVANPEHYIKHPLQNRWALWFFKNDKSKTWQANLRLISKFDTVEDFWALYNHIQLSSNLMPGCDYSLFKDGIEPMWEDEKNKRGGRWLITLNKQQRRSDLDRFWLETLLCLIGESFDDYSDDVCGAVVNVRAKGDKIAIWTTECENREAVTHIGRVYKERLGLPPKIVIGYQSHADTATKSGSTTKNRFVV
- the EIF4E gene encoding eukaryotic translation initiation factor 4E isoform X1, which produces MLLQRARELPGLAAGEARKETTPTPNPPPTEEEKTESNQEVANPEHYIKHPLQNRWALWFFKNDKSKTWQANLRLISKFDTVEDFWALYNHIQLSSNLMPGCDYSLFKDGIEPMWEDEKNKRGGRWLITLNKQQRRSDLDRFWLETLLCLIGESFDDYSDDVCGAVVNVRAKGDKIAIWTTECENREAVTHIGRVYKERLGLPPKIVIGYQSHADTATKSGSTTKNRFVV